From Myxococcus stipitatus, one genomic window encodes:
- a CDS encoding RDD family protein, with translation MSKCLKCGAQLPPVGECPACAAHAARQPAAPAVPSLLDRDLQIDRRRSPDRADDVPAFADLGAQRPPPPPPSVAPLAGPLPPPATPRAAPPMHQPGVARPTPPGMTPAAPRAAPAAPVAQPRAAQPAPVAPPRPQAPVAQPRAFAADIPPAPEAQPSFSPMTPAYGTPSAPPPRAPSMQPLPGVAAPAPLPRMEEPDTLKDPVFAPEPQAPVAAPASLPAPGLPRMEEAAPRVEKSRPPQPARPATPEVTEVHARPASLWRRLLSFGIDAAAIAGVAALYITLASSVTGLKAPEAGLSGLDGFVAWLRALHSVLLPGFFLVLILALVYCAVAAFLWNGRTLGRLLLGLRLVDTHGLAPAPGRAIIRAMLSSVSFVLFLGGFWMALFDRRGQTLHDKLTSTFVVQPS, from the coding sequence TTGTCCAAGTGCCTGAAGTGCGGTGCCCAGCTGCCGCCTGTCGGAGAGTGCCCCGCCTGCGCCGCCCACGCCGCTCGCCAGCCCGCGGCGCCCGCCGTGCCGAGCCTGCTCGACCGCGACCTCCAGATCGACCGGCGCCGCTCCCCGGACCGCGCCGACGACGTCCCCGCCTTCGCCGACCTGGGCGCCCAGCGCCCCCCGCCCCCGCCTCCGTCGGTGGCGCCGCTGGCCGGCCCCCTGCCTCCGCCCGCCACGCCCCGGGCCGCGCCGCCCATGCACCAGCCCGGTGTCGCCCGCCCCACGCCGCCGGGAATGACGCCGGCCGCGCCGCGCGCCGCGCCCGCCGCCCCCGTGGCCCAGCCCCGCGCCGCGCAGCCCGCCCCCGTGGCCCCACCGCGCCCGCAGGCCCCCGTGGCCCAGCCCCGCGCCTTCGCCGCGGACATCCCGCCCGCGCCCGAGGCCCAGCCCTCCTTCTCTCCCATGACGCCCGCCTACGGCACGCCGAGCGCCCCGCCGCCGCGCGCCCCGTCGATGCAGCCGCTGCCGGGGGTCGCGGCCCCCGCGCCGCTGCCGCGCATGGAGGAGCCCGACACGCTGAAGGACCCGGTGTTCGCGCCCGAGCCCCAGGCCCCCGTCGCCGCCCCGGCCAGCCTCCCCGCTCCGGGCCTGCCTCGCATGGAGGAGGCGGCTCCCCGGGTGGAGAAGTCGCGTCCGCCCCAGCCCGCGCGCCCGGCGACCCCGGAGGTCACCGAGGTCCACGCCCGCCCCGCGTCCCTGTGGCGGCGGCTGCTCTCCTTCGGCATCGACGCGGCGGCCATCGCCGGCGTGGCGGCGCTCTACATCACCCTGGCGTCCTCGGTGACGGGCCTCAAGGCGCCGGAGGCCGGGTTGTCCGGACTGGATGGCTTCGTGGCCTGGCTGCGCGCGCTGCACAGCGTGCTCCTGCCTGGGTTTTTCCTGGTGCTGATCCTGGCGCTCGTGTACTGCGCCGTGGCGGCCTTCCTGTGGAACGGACGTACACTGGGTCGCCTGCTGCTGGGGCTTCGGCTGGTGGACACCCACGGCCTGGCTCCGGCGCCGGGGCGGGCCATCATCCGCGCGATGCTCTCCAGCGTGTCGTTCGTCCTCTTCCTCGGTGGATTCTGGATGGCGTTGTTTGATCGCCGCGGGCAGACGCTGCATGACAAGCTGACGTCCACCTTCGTCGTCCAACCCAGCTGA
- a CDS encoding GlsB/YeaQ/YmgE family stress response membrane protein encodes MGIIAFIVIGLIAGLIARAILPGKQSMGLLATTLLGMVGSLVGGLIGSLFSRNGHFFDIRPSGIIMSVIGAIIVLLLVGAVGRRRAHA; translated from the coding sequence ATGGGGATCATCGCCTTCATCGTCATTGGGCTCATCGCGGGCCTCATCGCGCGCGCCATCCTCCCCGGCAAGCAGAGCATGGGCCTGCTGGCGACGACGCTGCTCGGAATGGTCGGCTCGCTGGTGGGTGGCCTGATTGGTTCCTTGTTCTCTCGCAACGGCCACTTCTTCGATATCCGCCCGTCCGGCATCATCATGTCCGTGATTGGCGCCATCATCGTGCTGCTCCTGGTCGGAGCGGTGGGGCGGCGCCGCGCCCATGCCTAG